DNA from Denticeps clupeoides chromosome 7, fDenClu1.1, whole genome shotgun sequence:
CAGCAGTGAACATATAATAGCACTaacaataattttaaatatgacTATTAGTCACCTTTAATAAGTGACCGTAAGCCACTCTGATATAGAGTCATGCTCTGTATATTTTCAGTCATGTTTCAAGCataaggaaaataaaatgactgGACAGCAAAAAAATCTGGAACCAAAGTGAAGCTTATTAAAGCTAATTAAATGTTGTGGCTTCCTCCTTTACATTGTCCTTCTATCCCACTATTCCAAGCCGCATTATCTGGGTTATTAATAGATATCGCTCTGGCTTAATTAGGAAGAAAACACTTTAAGGGGCATTCTGGGTTGCCTCAATGCCAGGGTGACATTAGCATGGAAATGTACACCGAAGCACTTTAATACAATTTTGAGCAACTCAAGGgtgcaaaaaataatacacaagACTAAAgttgtaataaaatacatttttcggCACAAACATGGAGGACACATGTTTCTAGGAACATTCTCATCAATTTGTTCAttcttctttattcatttaaagaaTATTATAACATCATACTGTTATCAAAAACGAACCCTCATCACATTTTAGGAACACTTTACCTCTGAAATATATAAAACCCACACAGGTTCATCGGAGAGTGAGCTTTTGCAAAAATTATTATCGGGGGGGGGAAACACATCTGGTTTAATGTATCTCTCAtagcagcctttttttttttattatcagagCCTGAAATAAACCAATAATAACTATTCAAACCTACTTAGAGGACAACAAATTCAACAAAGGCcccaataaaacataataaaagccAACTGCAATGAGAACCAGCACATGAACGGGCCCTTGAGAGCCAGGTGTGGGAAGAAGTTCTCCCATTCCCCACTCTGCTCCAAACACGACAGTCATCTCCTGTCTGTCCTAGACCCTTCATCTCTCACAGGAAAACATTACAGCTCTGCCACACCGGCTATAACTctgagcgagagcgagagatcCGCGgacccttcctgatttctttcctcttctcctccttccgccgcttcttctcctcctccctcaaaATCTTCTGGAACGCTTCAGCTGTGTGAAGCACCTTCACCAGAAAAACAGAGGGAGAGAATATTTCCCGCATTTCTGCACATAAACAAACCATGCATCGGTTTCAACAATTACATCCAGTTACAGAGTTCCGATTCATGTGGTTTATGGGAATTGTGCTGATAAAAGGAGGTGGCAGCATTTTGACACTCGAGCTGAACCACTTTTCCGGCTGAGATGTGATGTGGGACTGGGACATGCAGTGTTGGACAGAAGGTTGTGAGCAGAATGCTCAGGAGACTCACGTCGTCCCGCTCGGTGCGGTAGGGGTTGATGAAGTCTGGggatttttctgttattcctAGCTCCTGTGACAtctgcagagagggagagaaagcgagagacaAGTAGGAAGGTGAGGAAAAGGGGCAGGattggagagagggagacaggtGAAAAATGAGGAAGACGTGCAATCACAAATAAACAGAGGGTGCAGacgagaaagagagaaaatgaaaccACGGGGTCTCCAGTGCCaagaggaggggggaaaaaaaaaaaaaaaatcaactctgAGACAAAACAAGCTCCCGAGTTCTCAATTTCCTTCATTCCTCCCTCCATTTCAAGCTGTGCTCTCACCAGCGTGAGGACGTGCTGATGGGCCCCCCCGGTGAAGATGCCGGTCTGGTTGCAGAACTGCAGCCCCCAGCGCAGCAGACCTCCCCAGTCGCCGTTGCGGTCGTAGTAATGGTGCACGATGCGCGGGAAACGAAGGGCCACGTCCCCGAAGAACGCCGTGTTCTCAACCACGTGGGAATATGCTGATATAGGCAATCACAAAAGAAAAGATCACATTTACATGCACCAACATGGAATCTGATGGCTTAaataaagagggagagaaaacagGGTTGCTGCAGGTATAAGGAAGCCTAGTAACCTAATTAACAGCGGGTTAATTCGatttttttctgggaaaaacgctgacatgtctgcgccaaacattgtggttggtgaatggtattgatgatgtcatttctgtgccactctcctcctcattagcatttaaagctacagataaAGTAATGGAGCATCCAGGGGAAACCTGGCTCAAAGTAGCtgcaattctgcaccaaggctgaatatCGGAAAGagtcttcagatacagtattaggggaacactaagaccaatatacaggatcatgtcaggggacctttaagacaTTTTAAGGAACATAAACCCTGGAAAAGTAGGGGGTGAAGcactactcacacacacacacacacacacacaacatacaactgaatgagaaagtggggggaaaaaaagaataaaaaatagaaagatAGGAAGCATAGGACTTACCCTCTTTGATTTTGTCATCCATTGGGAAGGGGTCATCCGGCTGCATGTTGGCTGCCAGGAGAACGGCTCGAGAATCTTCCAGAACCTACACATGGCCACATCACGcggcacacccacacacacattacttgTGCTGACAAAGCAGATGTCACACATCAGATTTAGTGCCTGGCCTGACCTTGTACTGAATGGAGCATGAGCGGTCCGGCTGCATGGCTCTGccatatgtatatttatacagGCTGCcaacatttttatattctacatgcatatactgtatgtctaaaaa
Protein-coding regions in this window:
- the ccdc134 gene encoding coiled-coil domain-containing protein 134; translated protein: MIGVYAVLLMFAPASASSAESNSHRPRHDTNLEIYKRLFETKRKDQLNALKNLVELNDINQQYKIIDIMLKGLFKVLEDSRAVLLAANMQPDDPFPMDDKIKEAYSHVVENTAFFGDVALRFPRIVHHYYDRNGDWGGLLRWGLQFCNQTGIFTGGAHQHVLTLMSQELGITEKSPDFINPYRTERDDVLHTAEAFQKILREEEKKRRKEEKRKEIRKGPRISRSRSEL